The genomic DNA GGGGCAACGGCGGGGTTTTCGGGCCGGGCGGGGCGATGCAGCCGGGGCCTTCCGCGGTTGCCGAGTTCACGGCGGCGGAGACTCTCGTTCCGATCATCGGTCCTGCTGGAAATGGGCCGAGCAGGCTCTGAATCGCAGCGATTTCCCCCGCTCCGACCGGCTCTTCGCCGGTTCCGAGCCACGCGGGCCAGGATTCCGGCGGAAGAATGCACGGCATGCGGTCATGGACGGCCGCGACGAGCTCGTTCGGGGAGGTCGTCAGGATCGTGCAAGTGTCGAATTCTCCCCCGTCGGGCGAAACCGACGTTTCCCACAGGCCTGCGAAAGCGAACAGTCCGCCATCGCGCATCCGAAAATACCAGGGGTTTCGTTTTCCGGCCTCGGCTTTCCATTCGTAAAAGCCGGTGGCGGGAACGAGACAGCGCCGGCGCCGGAATGCCGTGCGGAACGCCGGCTTCGTCGCAGCCGTTTCCGAACGGGCGTTGATCAGCGGTTTTACGGGTTTCTCCCCAGCCCAGGAAGGGAGGAAGCCCCACAGGGCGTGAGCGAACTCGCGGGAACCGGTCGATGCATTCCGTCGAAGCAGAAGAACGGGTTGAGATGGGGCAATATTATATCTTGCCGTATATTGCACGAGCGGTTCGGCCTTCATCGCATCCAGCAGGGACTGCCAGGTCGCGATGAGGCTGAACCGCCCGCACACGGGGTCGCTTCCCCGTCAGGCCAGTGCGTGGAGGCCCTGATGGTTCCTGATGCGGGCCTTGTACACCTTGCAGGCTTCGGCGATGATGAAGATGCTGCGCCGGATCTTTTCGGGATCGACGACGAGGGCGAGCCGGACCTCGTTCGTTCCGCGGCCGGGCGTCTGGTAGAAGCTCATGGCAGGCGTCACGCAGACGGTCTCGGTGCCGATGTTGAACTTCTCGAGCAGGAACAGCGCGAAGTCGTTGATGTCCTCGATGCCGGGGAACTGAATCATGAGATAGAACGCGCCCGCCGGGCGGGGCGCGACGACCCAGGGCATGTATTCGTTGA from Candidatus Ozemobacteraceae bacterium includes the following:
- a CDS encoding SOS response-associated peptidase, whose product is MCGRFSLIATWQSLLDAMKAEPLVQYTARYNIAPSQPVLLLRRNASTGSREFAHALWGFLPSWAGEKPVKPLINARSETAATKPAFRTAFRRRRCLVPATGFYEWKAEAGKRNPWYFRMRDGGLFAFAGLWETSVSPDGGEFDTCTILTTSPNELVAAVHDRMPCILPPESWPAWLGTGEEPVGAGEIAAIQSLLGPFPAGPMIGTRVSAAVNSATAEGPGCIAPPGPKTPPLPL